The window AATTTAATTATTTTTTTATATTATTTTTCAGCATTTTGAATTGATTTTTCAGAATAGATTAAAGGTTTCCTATAATGTGTTAATAACATATAATAACGAATAACATTTGAATCATATTTTTCTAATAAACTTTTAATTGTTATTGAATTTTCTTTTGATTTGGACATAACTACTTTTTGAGTGTTGTTATTAACACTCACATGACCATTATGAATCCAATATGAAACGTGATTTTCTCCAATTAATGCTTCGGATTGAGCAATTTCGTTTTCATGATGTGGGAATTTTAAATCAAGACCACCACCATGAATA is drawn from Candidatus Dependentiae bacterium and contains these coding sequences:
- a CDS encoding cysteine--tRNA ligase is translated as EFIYQLLNKNMAYISSDGSVYFSIKSFPEYGKLNNRKIKETDSDFVLWKKINDGSYSWKSPWGSGRPGWHIECSTMSRDLLGNRFDIHGGGLDLKFPHHENEIAQSEALIGENHVSYWIHNGHVSVNNNTQKVVMSKSKENSITIKSLLEKYDSNVIRYYMLLTHYRKPLIYSEKSIQNAEK